In one Conger conger chromosome 5, fConCon1.1, whole genome shotgun sequence genomic region, the following are encoded:
- the LOC133129002 gene encoding vascular cell adhesion protein 1-like, which translates to MSLRMLWMFVLPAAYCLDVYLETKEVTAEIGRKLVLKCGVLDPCEELGFRWGPKGDRPFPNYFERNLSRTQSELTIDPVTTDHKGKIECKVFCKGKLSNNKVAQVKVYSFPADPVVSGNDRLRYGEQSDLTCLVRGLYLGDKLKIEWLQGKEVLKVESEFPEEDAAPALSSVYSYTPRLGDGKTNITCRASVPVNQQTRHTTANLTVHSPPRITTVTVSPSGEVQEGQNVSVSCRAVSSPPARFVLTREGGGEERVSQDGTFWIPQVKLQDAGLYQLNVSNQLGHVTKQLTLNVTAPPRITTVTVSPSGEVQEGQNVSVSCRAVSSPPARFVLTREGGGEERVSQDGTFWIPQVKLQDAGLYQLNVSNQLGHVTKQLTLNVTAPPRITTVTVSPSGEVQEGQNVSVSCRAVSSPPARFVLTREGGGEERVSQDGTFWIPQVKLQDAGLYQLNVSNQLGHVTKQLTLNVTAPPRITTVTVSPSGEVQEGQNVSVSCRAVSSPPARFVLTREGGGEERVSQDGTFWIPQVKLQDAGLYQLNVSNQLGHVTKQLTLNVTAPPRITTVTVSPSGEVQEGQNVSVSCRAVSSPPARFVLTREGGGEERVSQDGTFWIPQVKLQDAGLYQLNVSNQLGHVTKQLTLNVTGKLTLNVTAPPRITTVTVSPSGEVQEGQNVSVSCRAVSSPPARFVLTREGGGEERVSQDGTFWIPQVKLQDAGLYQLNVSNQLGHVTKQLTLNVTGRYEASTLLIKVLVPAIGGVAMVTTGAMVTMRHLRKMKAYELTKDTLSML; encoded by the exons ATGTCGTTGAGGATGCTTTGGATGTTTGTCCTTCCAGCAG cgTATTGTTTGGATGTCTACCTGGAGACAAAGGAGGTGACAGCTGAAATCGGCCGCAAGCTCGTGCTGAAGTGCGGCGTTTTGGACCCCTGTGAGGAACTCGGATTCCGGTGGGGACCGAAGGGGGACCGGCCGTTCCCGAATTACTTCGAGCGCAATTTGTCACGAACGCAATCGGAACTCACCATTGACCCTGTGACGACTGATCACAAAGGCAAGATCGAGTGCAAAGTATTCTGCAAAGGAAAACTGTCCAACAACAAAGTCGCACAAGTAAAGGTGTATT CTTTCCCCGCGGACCCCGTGGTGTCAGGGAACGACCGCTTGCGTTACGGCGAGCAGAGCGACCTCACCTGCCTGGTGCGGGGCCTCTATCTCGGGGACAAATTGAAGATTGAGTGGCTTCAGGGCAAAGAAGTTCTGAAGGTTGAGAGCGAATTTCCCGAGGAAGACGCAGCGCCGGCGCTCTCCTCCGTCTACTCCTACACTCCCAGACTAGGGGACGGAAAGACGAACATCACGTGCAGAGCCAGCGTCCCTGTCAACCAGCAAACCAGGCACACCACGGCCAATCTGACCGTGCACT CGCCCCCCCGCATCACCACGGTAACGGTGTCCCCGTCCGGGGAAGTGCAGGAGGGTCAGAACGTCTCCGTCTCCTGCCGCGCAGTCAGCTCCCCGCCAGCTCGCTTCGTCCTGACGAGAGAGGGCGGCGGGGAAGAGCGCGTCTCCCAGGACGGAACATTCTGGATCCCGCAGGTCAAGCTGCAGGACGCCGGCCTCTACCAGCTCAACGTCTCCAACCAGCTGGGCCACGTCACTAAGCAGCTAACGCTCAACGTGACGG CGCCCCCCCGCATCACCACGGTAACGGTGTCCCCGTCCGGGGAAGTGCAGGAGGGTCAGAACGTCTCCGTCTCCTGCCGCGCAGTCAGCTCCCCGCCAGCTCGCTTCGTCCTGACGAGAGAGGGCGGCGGCGAAGAGCGCGTCTCCCAGGACGGAACATTCTGGATCCCGCAGGTCAAGCTGCAGGACGCCGGCCTCTACCAGCTCAACGTCTCCAACCAGCTGGGCCACGTCACTAAGCAGCTAACGCTCAACGTGACGG CGCCCCCCCGCATCACCACGGTAACGGTGTCCCCGTCCGGGGAAGTGCAGGAGGGTCAGAACGTCTCCGTCTCCTGCCGCGCAGTCAGCTCCCCGCCAGCTCGCTTCGTCCTGACGAGAGAGGGCGGCGGCGAAGAGCGCGTCTCCCAGGACGGAACATTCTGGATCCCGCAGGTCAAGCTGCAGGACGCCGGCCTCTACCAGCTCAACGTCTCCAACCAGCTGGGCCACGTCACTAAGCAGCTAACGCTCAACGTGACGG CGCCCCCCCGCATCACCACGGTAACGGTGTCCCCGTCCGGGGAAGTGCAGGAGGGTCAGAACGTCTCCGTCTCCTGCCGCGCAGTCAGCTCCCCGCCAGCTCGCTTCGTCCTGACGAGAGAGGGCGGCGGCGAAGAGCGCGTCTCCCAGGACGGAACATTCTGGATCCCGCAGGTCAAGCTGCAGGACGCCGGCCTCTACCAGCTCAACGTCTCCAACCAGCTGGGCCACGTCACTAAGCAGCTAACGCTCAACGTGACGG CGCCCCCCCGCATCACCACGGTAACGGTGTCCCCGTCCGGGGAAGTGCAGGAGGGTCAGAACGTCTCCGTCTCCTGCCGCGCAGTCAGCTCCCCGCCAGCTCGCTTCGTCCTGACGAGAGAGGGCGGCGGGGAAGAGCGCGTCTCCCAGGACGGAACATTCTGGATCCCGCAGGTCAAGCTGCAGGACGCCGGCCTCTACCAGCTCAACGTCTCCAACCAGCTGGGCCACGTCACTAAGCAGCTAACGCTCAACGTGACGGGTAAG CTAACGCTCAACGTGACGG CGCCCCCCCGCATCACCACGGTAACGGTGTCCCCGTCCGGGGAAGTGCAGGAGGGTCAGAACGTCTCCGTCTCCTGCCGCGCAGTCAGCTCCCCGCCAGCTCGCTTCGTCCTGACGAGAGAGGGCGGCGGCGAAGAGCGCGTCTCCCAGGACGGAACATTCTGGATCCCGCAGGTCAAGCTGCAGGACGCCGGCCTCTACCAGCTCAACGTCTCCAACCAGCTGGGCCACGTCACTAAGCAGCTAACGCTCAACGTGACGG GGCGGTACGAGGCCAGCACCCTCCTGATCAAGGTCCTGGTGCCTGCCATCGGCGGGGTAGCCATGGTAACCACCGGCGCCATGGTAACGATGCGGCACCTGAGGAAGATGAAGGCCTACGAGCTGACGAAGGACACGCTGTCCATGCTGTAG